In the Candidatus Ozemobacteraceae bacterium genome, one interval contains:
- a CDS encoding putative molybdenum carrier protein: protein MAEPLHICSYIVSRLISGGQTGVDRAALDVALELGIPAGGWCPAGRRSASGPIPARYPLVETEAAAYPQRTRQNIRDSDATLVITRGEPSGGTLLTIRLAERMKRPCLVIDFSIQRLPVARIEILEWLRNIRPAVLNVAGPRASESPGLGRSVRAVLRDVLAPPPPGSPSAPWPPKRPRSPKLPGIPE, encoded by the coding sequence ATGGCCGAACCTTTGCATATCTGCTCATATATAGTATCACGACTCATATCTGGAGGGCAGACCGGCGTCGACCGTGCGGCGCTCGACGTCGCCCTCGAGCTCGGCATTCCGGCGGGCGGCTGGTGTCCCGCCGGCAGGCGCAGCGCCAGCGGACCCATCCCGGCCCGGTATCCGCTCGTCGAGACGGAAGCGGCAGCATACCCTCAGCGAACGAGACAGAATATCCGCGACTCGGATGCGACGCTGGTGATCACACGGGGCGAACCGTCGGGCGGAACCCTGCTGACGATCCGTCTCGCCGAACGGATGAAACGTCCCTGCCTCGTGATCGATTTCTCGATACAGCGCCTGCCGGTCGCGCGGATCGAGATTCTCGAATGGCTTCGGAACATACGCCCGGCCGTGCTGAACGTCGCGGGGCCGAGGGCCTCGGAATCTCCCGGACTCGGCCGAAGCGTGCGCGCCGTGCTGCGCGACGTTCTCGCTCCGCCCCCGCCCGGGTCGCCTTCCGCTCCGTGGCCTCCGAAACGGCCCCGCTCGCCGAAACTCCCCGGAATACCGGAATGA